TAAGGGTCTCAATCCCCACACCAGGGCATGGGCAGGGTCACGGAACATTCTCCGCAATCGGCGGAGTAATCGTTTGTCTCAATCCCCACCCCCCCATTTTTTCACGATAATTTCCCGGAAATGGGCTGAATGATAATCCTGGTTTCGTCATTGCTTGGCGTGGCAATCAAGCCTGGTTGCGTCCAAAGATGACCATCAGGTGGCCAGCGAGCGTCCATAGTGCGTCCAACGGAAATACAGTAAACACTAGTCGCGTCCAACGATCCCATCTATTTCCCTATCTATCGCGTAAGGATTTTTTGGATCTGGCTCTGGCGGAAAGGCAAAAAGCTGAAAGTGAAGCCATAAAAAAATAATATGTTTAATAGATATAAAAAAGAATACGGACATTCCGTTGGGATTCGTGGGACAAGCCACGACGGCCGGGCTTCTCCGATGGACGCCTGATGGACGCCCCGATGGACGCGCGGCTCCAGGTGTCTGGAAAACATGCTGGGGCGAAGGTTTCAGAATTTTTTAACGCACGTTTTAAGACTGAAAACGGCAAGATCGGCGGCTCGATGCGTGCCTTTCCGGGCTAAACAATATGGGAAGGGGGGAGAGCGGGCGGAAAACATTCTGAAATACTTGAATATTTTTTTGAAGCTTTCCGGAAGGATGCCTGTTCGTTTTGGGAAAGAGTGCAATTTGGAATGTGAGGAGGACCTTTCAGGACGGCAATTTTCGGTGGCGGCCCCGGATATGTCAAATTTGCCCACCCGGACGACCTCCAAACAGGACGTTCCATCGAATTTTTCCATAGGTAGCCCCTGGTTTTTGGAGCGGAAAAAGTTTGGCAATGGATTTGCCTTGCCGGAAAATTAATGCCGCAAAAAAATTGGGCTATCTGAGGAAAAGTGCGTTCCAAGATTTTTTGAAGATGCCTGTCTTTCAATTCGCCTTTCAATTCGCCGACCATGCCTTGATAACCTTTCGCCGATTCTTTGACTGCCTGAAGAGTGATGAAAAAAATAAATATTTTCTGAAACCCATTGACAAGTCCGCGAAATTGTGTTTTGGTTATAGGCATTCTTGCGCCCCCCTAGGCTAAAAATCGTGGGAGGGGTGTTTTTTTTGGCCCTCCCGATTTCATCGCGGAGGGCCTATTATGCTTGGCTTTTCAGATTTTCCATCAAAAGTTTTTCCTCATTTTTTCTCTCGCTCCCTTGATTTTTCAGACTCTTCCAGCGCCCTGCCGGATACTTCGGCGGAACGCATGGGAAACCCGCGCCCTATTTCACGTCAACCGAATTTTTCCGCATCGCGGCGAGGTCCACCTGGCCTTCACACGACCGTGTGAGCCGGACTGCGCCCGCAGAAATGTCGTTTGCCATGAAAAATCACCTGCACGCATAACCTTTTTTTGACCGGATATGGAAAGAACCGATAATGGCGCAGCACGCAAACAGCAGTATTTTGGCCCCTTCGCTTCCAAATGAGATTTTGGACTCAATCCCGCCCGTTCTTTGGCGGACGGACCCGCTTTTCAAGACGCTCACCGGCATTTCGCGCCGCAGCATGGCCAACATGGACAGCCTTGGGCAGGGGCCTTCCGAGCGCATCGTGATGGGCAAAAGCCGCGTGGGATACCCCAAGGCCGCCCTGGTGGAGTGGCTGGCAAAACGCATGCGCGTAGATTTCCCGACAGTAAAGGGGGTGACGAAATGAAAAACAAAGAAGAACAAGTCCTCACACCCATAAAGGCAATCAGGCAAAAGTGCATTGAATGCGTTGGCGGAAAAGAGATTTCCAGGGTACGGCGTTGCCATTTGATAGGTTGCGCCATCTGGCCCTACAGAATGGGGCGGCGGCCCTCCAAAGAGCAGGACACGCAGCCGGAATAGGCATCAAGAGACTTGACCTAAGGCGCGCCGCACCTTCGACGGGAATTTCTCCCGCCGGAGGTGCGGCACCCTTTGAGCCGGATTTCCGCCTGGATTCGATATCTCTGGCGTCGGAAATGAGTGTGCGCCTCTGAAATGTTCCTGCCGGAAACAAAGCCGCTTTTGGAATCAACTTCTAATGTTTCCTATGGAAACCAAACAAGCTGAGAAAGCCTTAAAATGTTTCTTCAGGAAACCGAAATAGCGCGGTTTTTCGTAAGTTTTGTTCCTCATGGAAACAATGTTTCCCGAAGAAACCGATTTTCTGAACCAAAAGCACTCAAATTCGGTTCCTGGCGGAAACAATGTTTCTTGCAGCTACCGAATTCGACGCATTTTTTGCCCTAAAAACGGTTTCCGCCGGAAACATTGTTTCCATTGGAGACCATCATTTTCGTCAACCGAATAAGGCAAAATCGAAAGGAAAAAGGCGCTTTTCATGGAGATGAAAAGAGGATTCGTCAACGAGCTCGCAAGGCAGGCGGGAATTTCACACAGCCATGTTTCGAACATTCTTTGCGGAAGAAAGCGGCCCCGTTACAAGATCGCTTCCTATCTCGCAGGGGCGACAGGGACCGAAATCTACATTTGGATGGAAGGAACGCCTTACGATATTCGTAGCGCCATTGAGGAAGCGGAGGAGAAAGCCCGCCTTGCACGGGAGGCTGCCAGGGAAGAGTACTATCGCTCAGTGATAGGTGATGATGACATTCCCTTTTGAGGTTACCTGTGGGTATCAAGGCTTATGGATATGAGCATTCGGGCGACCTGGAGGGCTCCGGGGAAATTGACGCCACAGGCATTTCGAGCCTCATTTGATCCTAAGCGCTTGGATGACGCTTCGTGCTTAAACAGGCGACTCCGTAGCCCTATCCCGGAGGTGGCTATAGGTTTGGATGGATGAAATCATCGGCAAGGGATAACCCCTTGCCGATGAATTAAGCCTTCATAAAATGGCGGCTATCTGAAGATTTGTCGCCGCACAAAGAAGAACGCAATAACCCAGCATGTTCGGTTCATAGGCGTCCTGAAATTCATCTTCCATAAAAGGCGTGTTGGTGCTCCCAGCCGGGTCCATAACTACAAGCGTGCCGCCGAAGGGCCTTACCAGGATAAAATGAAAGACATCATCATCGTCGGCGATAAGGTATATGGCCTTGGATTCCGGGTTGGACTGTAACTCCCCAAGAATCTTGGATTCTTCACGGTAATCAGAAACCTCATTGCCCTGTTTGCGGTATGCCGTGGCAGTTTTTCGATAAACGCGGAGAAGGTGGCTGTGCAGCAGGCGATGAAAGAGGGTATTCCCGTAACTTTTTGACGGTCCTCGCCTCGATTTCACCCACAACTTAGTTGAAAGGCCGCGACTTTTGGCACACCGGGCAAGGTAGGCAGGGGTGGACCCCATGAAAATCATATTGCAGACCTGCCTCCAAATCTCCATCTCAGTTTTTTCCGACAACTCTGCTTTGCCGAACTCATGAAGGGCCGTCATCAGGCATGCCGGGCCGCAGGAATAAATCCTTGTTTGTTTCCAAGTATAAAGCTGGGGCGGATTCATTTGCATTTATCAATCCAGGTTGCTTTGAAAATGGCTATTTCGAGTTGCCGAAAAACCCGTTTTCGATGTCATGGAATCAATACTCCCAATCATCATGGCTGACCGGCAGGCGGTTCAACTGATCCTTGTAAAATTTCCATTTTGGCATGAATTGATCCATAATATGGACAAAGCGGGCGTTGTGGGTTGGGGCAAGCAGATGCGCCATTTCATGCACCACGATATATTCAAAGCACTCGGCGGGCTTTTTGGCAAGCTCGGTGTTTAAACGGATGCTCCGGGTTTTCGGGTTGCAGCTTCCCCATCTGGTTTTCATCCGTTGCACAAAAAAGTGCGCGACCTTAACCCCCATAACCGGCTCCCACTTGGCGATAATAGGCGGTGCGGCCATTTTGATCTGCTGGCGATACCATTCCTCGATTATGGCCTCTTTTTTCAGATCATCCGTTCCGGGGCGCACATGCAGTAAAATCTGGCTGTGCTTCAAATCGACTGACGGGGCCTGATGGCCCTCGGCAACCGTCAAAAGATAACGCCTGCCCCAAACATAGTGGCTTTCGCGCTGCAAATATTCGCGCGGGGTTTCGCGCTCCTGATTACGGAATTTCTCCTGCTGTCTTTTGATCCAGCCTAATTTTGAAATGGCGAAGACGCGTATGGTTTCTATATTCATGCGCAACGGGGCGGAAATCCGCACGCTTCCGGTGGGCGGATAAACGCTTAAATGAATATTTTTGATGTTTTTGAGCACCACGTCAACAGCGATGCCGCCCAGATCAAGCCTTGTTGACATCAGTATTCTTTCTGCGCCTTGATGATGAGGAAAACGCGCTCAACCTCGCGGGAGTCATTTCCCAAAATGGGCAACAAGGCCTGCTTTATTTTGTTCTCACGCGTCGCAATGTCGCGCCAGCCGTCCGGGCGAATTTTTATAACCGTTTCGTCAATCCTTAAGGCCAGTTCCTCATTGCGGCCAAGATTGTTGAACAGTGCCCGCTTTCCCGGCGTGTCGAGGTTTTCTGGCATGTCATCGCCAGCACCTGCTTCAACGAGCTTTGCCAATTCTGCAATCTGTTTCAGATACTCCTCGTACTCGATTGCCTTGGCCTTTCGGGCCGCTATGATCTCATCCAAAAGCGCCGACATCTTCTCGAAAAAAGCCGGGTCGTTCAGATGCTCCTTTATGATCTTTCTTCGGACGTTGTTTTCGATGGTCTCCGCAACGGCGTCCCTGTTGCCCTTCAAGCCGCCCAACTGAGATGCAATGGCTCTTGCGATGCCGGTTTTTACGATCAACTCCAGCAGGGACAAATCGTCAAAGGGCGAAATTTTCCTCGGCTCGTCGGCTTCGATGTAGGTGTCAATAAGGTGCCGCATGTCCGCCTCGTAGGCTTTCAGATCGAGGCTTTCCCCGCTTGCCTTGCGGATGACGTCGCGCACGGCAAGGTAATGCGCCGTCTGCTTTTTGATGCGGGAAATATCGGTTTCGGTGTATCCGGCCTGGGACAATTCGTCCGATATGTTGGCGTAGACCCGAACAAGGGCAACTGTTGCCTTATAGAGAGCGGCGCGTTGGGGCTCCCGATCCGTCAAGTCCGTGGGATTTTCCGTGTTGCCGCAAAAATGGCGGATGTGCTCCATCTCGTTCTTTGGCGGCTCCACCGGCTCACACAGAAGGGCCAGGGATTCAAGCGCGGTATCGAGCCGCTCTTTGCCTTTTTTCAGGCGATCCTTGAGGAGCACATCCGGGTCGGCTCCCCCGGCGCTGTGGTCAAGCTCTGACGTGTAAACCGAAATGGCGTTTTCCACCTTGCGGAACAAATCCTTGTAATCCACTATGTAGCCGAAGTCCTTGTCCTCGCCGTCAAGCCGGTTGACCCGGCAGATGGCCTGGAAAAGTCCGTGGTCCTGCATGGATTTGTCTATGTAAAGATAGGTGCAGGGCGGGGCGTCGAAGCCCGTGAGAAGCTTGTCCACAACCACCAAAAGCTTCATGTTCATGGGTTCTTTTATGAACATTGCTTTGGCCCGCTCCTCGTAGGTTTCGGTCCTGGTCATGTTCGGCTTGGCTTCGACGTTCTTCAAAATCTCGGCGTAGGTGTTGTAAATGAACTCCCTGTCCGTCTCGGTGTTGGCTCCGGTGTCCTCCCGTGTGATATCCCCGGGCTGCGGATTATAGGATGTCACCACCGCGCACTTGCCTCTGAACCGCGACTTCTCAAACAGGGTGAAATACTTGCACGCCTCGTAGATGCTGGAAGCCACCAGCATGGCATTGCCGCGTTCGCCGGAAAGGCGGGGCTTTACGCTGAAATCGAATATTATGTCACACACCACCCGGTCCATGCGGCTTTTGGAACTGAGCACTTTCTGCATGGTGCCCCATTGCTTTTTAAGCTCATCCTTCTGCCAGTCGTTGAGGCCCTTTGTCTTGGCCTCGAACCATGCGTCAATTTTATCAACGGAGCCCAGGCGCTGGTCAATGTCCCGGGCTTCATAAACGAGATCAAGCACGACCTCGTCCTCCACAGCCTCGCTGAACTTGTAGGTGTGGATGTAGCCGCCGAAGACTTCAAGGCTCGTCTGCCTGTCCTTTTTCAAAAGAGGGGTGCCGGTAAAGCCGATGAAGACGGCGTTCGGCATCATGGCCTTCATAACCCGGCGCAGCTTGCCGCTCTGGGTGCGGTGGCACTCGTCAACAAATACGAAAACCTCCCCCACCGTGCGGCTTGGTTGCGCCTCCAACTCCTTTATGAACTCGTCAAAGTTATCCACGTCCTTTGCGCCGAACTTGTGTATAAGCGAGCACAGGAGGCGCGGACTTGCAAGGCCAAGCTGGTTCATGAGGTCGCGGCCGCTTGTGGTGCGCTTGATGGCCTCGCCCGTTTCTGTGAACACCCGCTCGATCTGCTTGTCCAATTCATCCCGGTCTGTGATGATGGCCACGCGGGCCTTGGG
This sequence is a window from Deltaproteobacteria bacterium. Protein-coding genes within it:
- a CDS encoding peptidase C39 family protein, coding for MQMNPPQLYTWKQTRIYSCGPACLMTALHEFGKAELSEKTEMEIWRQVCNMIFMGSTPAYLARCAKSRGLSTKLWVKSRRGPSKSYGNTLFHRLLHSHLLRVYRKTATAYRKQGNEVSDYREESKILGELQSNPESKAIYLIADDDDVFHFILVRPFGGTLVVMDPAGSTNTPFMEDEFQDAYEPNMLGYCVLLCAATNLQIAAIL
- a CDS encoding helix-turn-helix transcriptional regulator — its product is MEMKRGFVNELARQAGISHSHVSNILCGRKRPRYKIASYLAGATGTEIYIWMEGTPYDIRSAIEEAEEKARLAREAAREEYYRSVIGDDDIPF
- a CDS encoding M48 family metallopeptidase, coding for MSTRLDLGGIAVDVVLKNIKNIHLSVYPPTGSVRISAPLRMNIETIRVFAISKLGWIKRQQEKFRNQERETPREYLQRESHYVWGRRYLLTVAEGHQAPSVDLKHSQILLHVRPGTDDLKKEAIIEEWYRQQIKMAAPPIIAKWEPVMGVKVAHFFVQRMKTRWGSCNPKTRSIRLNTELAKKPAECFEYIVVHEMAHLLAPTHNARFVHIMDQFMPKWKFYKDQLNRLPVSHDDWEY
- a CDS encoding HsdR family type I site-specific deoxyribonuclease, with amino-acid sequence MSDIGKSERATQNRVIALLVDELWYRWLGDFSDRRGNSNIEEELFSAWLAGRGYSSQQISVALHRLRTEANNHSRSLYENNSAVYGLLRYGVPVKTEAGKATETVHLVNWQNPEENDFAIAEEVTLKGNRERRPDIVLYVNGIAVGVLELKNSRVSIGDGIRQNISNQRPEFNQWFFSTVQFIFAGNDSEGLQYGTIGTPEKYFLKWKEDEDDNSRFKLDKYLLKICNKARLLELIHDFVLFDGGIKKLPRVHQYFGIKAAQDHVRQHRGGIIWHTQGSGKSIVMVLLAKWILENNPKARVAIITDRDELDKQIERVFTETGEAIKRTTSGRDLMNQLGLASPRLLCSLIHKFGAKDVDNFDEFIKELEAQPSRTVGEVFVFVDECHRTQSGKLRRVMKAMMPNAVFIGFTGTPLLKKDRQTSLEVFGGYIHTYKFSEAVEDEVVLDLVYEARDIDQRLGSVDKIDAWFEAKTKGLNDWQKDELKKQWGTMQKVLSSKSRMDRVVCDIIFDFSVKPRLSGERGNAMLVASSIYEACKYFTLFEKSRFRGKCAVVTSYNPQPGDITREDTGANTETDREFIYNTYAEILKNVEAKPNMTRTETYEERAKAMFIKEPMNMKLLVVVDKLLTGFDAPPCTYLYIDKSMQDHGLFQAICRVNRLDGEDKDFGYIVDYKDLFRKVENAISVYTSELDHSAGGADPDVLLKDRLKKGKERLDTALESLALLCEPVEPPKNEMEHIRHFCGNTENPTDLTDREPQRAALYKATVALVRVYANISDELSQAGYTETDISRIKKQTAHYLAVRDVIRKASGESLDLKAYEADMRHLIDTYIEADEPRKISPFDDLSLLELIVKTGIARAIASQLGGLKGNRDAVAETIENNVRRKIIKEHLNDPAFFEKMSALLDEIIAARKAKAIEYEEYLKQIAELAKLVEAGAGDDMPENLDTPGKRALFNNLGRNEELALRIDETVIKIRPDGWRDIATRENKIKQALLPILGNDSREVERVFLIIKAQKEY